AGCGGCAGCTCGAGCAGCTCCAGCTCCGGCTCGAGCGGGACCTCCGGCAGCACAGCCTAGGCGACGCGCTCCGGCGCTCTCGCCGCGTCGGTCACCGACCTGGGCAGCTCGCCGTGGACGCTCTCGGGAGCGAGCTTCGGCAGGATTTGCGCGCTTCGCGCCGGAAGCAGCGACCAGTGCAAGGTCGGCTTCTCGTGGTGCGCGGCGTGGTGGCCGATGTTGAAGGTGAGCAGGTTGAACCGCGCCGACAGATGGCTGTGGCTCCCGCTCATGTGCGAGGTCATCGGCAGGTTCAGGTGGTGGTCGTAGGAGATGTGCCACACGCCCCAGGCCACGAGCAGGTTGGGCACCAGGATGAAGCCCGCGAACGCGATGGGATCGCGCCAGGCCAGCGCCCCGGCGACGAGGCACGCCACCGCGAACTGCGCCACCGCGCGCGGGCGCGGATCGGCCCGGCCCTCGGCGGCCTGCGCACACGCGATGCGCCACGCGTCGCGGAGCACGGTCAGGTTGCCGAAGACCACGTAGTGCCAGCGCGACACGTCGCGCCCCGTGCGGAGATCCCGGGTCCGCGCCGGATCCTTCTTGGGCGTGAGGTAGTGCCGGTGGTGGCCGTTGACGTGGTGCTGCTCCCAGAGCGCGGTCACATAGCCGGACATCAACGCCAGCTCGAGGTCGTAGAGAAAGTTGAGCGGGCGCGACCAGAACACGCCGAGGTGGCTCTGGTTGTGCTGCACGTACGCCACCGAGGAGCGGAAGAAGAGCACGGGCAGGAGCAGCAGGCCCTCGGCCCAGAGCGGCATGTGCACCACGAACGGCAGCAGCGAGAGGGCCACCGTCACCTGCATCCACCCGAGCGACCAGAGGTCGGCGCGGTACCGGAGCAGCCCGCGTCGACGTCGAATCGCCTGGGGTGCGGCGATGGGTTTGGCCAGAGGTTGGGCGTCGGGAGGCGAGACTCGAGCTGTGACCATTACCCGACGATAGTCGGAGCCATGTCACAGCATCATCAGCAATCGCCGGGGTGCGAGCTCAGTCGGCCTTTTTCTGTGGATTGGCCGTTGGCGGGACGCTGTCACCGTGCTGGCGGGCGAGCAGCAGCTTGAGCTCTCTCCAGCGCGCTTCCTCGGCGGCTGTGAGCTGCGCCTGCTTCTGGCGCTCGTGCAGCTCTTGAAACTCGCGGACCCACGTGGTGGCTTCCATCGTTTGCGCCTCGGCCCCCCGAGGTTGGACGGCCAGAACCCGTTTCAGGCCCACCTCCAAGACCGCCCGCTGCGCCGACCGGTCACGGGGTGGGGTTCCAAGACCCGCTAGGGCAAGGGAACGTCCTCGACCTGCATCACCGTCGCGCCCAGCTGCGCGCGCAGGGCGAGGGCGCGGATGCGCCGCGGGTCGTGCGGCTTCTCCGCGAGGACGAAGAGGAGATCCACCAGCTCTTCGATTAGCGGGTTCATGGACGCTCCCGGGCTCATGACAGGACATACGCAGGCCCGCCCCAATCGGGAGAAAACTCTCATCAAGCGTGCGGAATCGTTGGACATCGGCGCGGGGTCGGGGCACGAGGCGAGGCGCGTTTCTCCCGTTTCGCGCCCTCGCGCGTATGTGCATCAGGAGCCCGTGCCGCTCGACCGCACCATCCTCCTTCGCTTCCGGGCCGGCGACGCCTCCGCGTTTGCGGAGGTGATGCGGGAGTTCGATTCGCTGGTGCGCTCGGTGGTTCGTCGGCACTGGCAGAGCGAGTTCGAGCGCGAGGAAGCCATGCAGGAAGTCTGGACCCACGCCTACCGCCAGCGCGAAGCGCTCGATCCGGCGCGGCTCGAGGCGTTCGCCGGCTGGCTGGCGGTGCTCGCCAAGCGCCGCTGTCTCGATATGAGCCGCTCTCCCGAACCCGCCCCGACCGACGCCCAGGCCGAGGCGCTCCTGGCCGAGCTCGCCGCCGAGGAAGATCCCCACGGCGATGTCGAGGCGCGCGAGCTCTCCGAGGCGGTGCGGCAGTTCGTGGCCGGGCTGCGGCCGGGCTGGCGCGAGTTCTTCGAGCTGCACTTCGTGCAGGGGCTGGACTACGAGGCGGTGGGCGCGCGCCTGGGCCTCGGCAAGCTGCGCTGCAAGTACATGAAGAAGGTGCTGGCCCTGCAGGCCCGGCACGACGCGAGGCTGCGGGCGGCGCTGGGCAGGCTGCGAGGAGGCGCGCATGGCGACCGCCACTGAGCGCGCCACCATCGATCGGCTGCTCGCGGTGGGGCTGCCGCCGCGCGCCGAGGTGAAGCTCCGTGCGCACCTGCGCGGGTGCGAGCCGTGTCGCGCCTTCTACGACGACGAGGTGCGGCTCCTCCGCGCGTTCGCGGGCGACGTGCGTCGGCCCACGCCGGCGGAGCTCTCCCGGCTCGTGCGTCGGACGCTGGCCGAGGTGGCGCCGGGTGCGCCGCGGCCGGAGTCCAAGCCCTCATGGGTGGACGCGTGGATCTTCGAGCCCTGGCGGCAGCTCACCATCGGTCTGGTTGCGGCCTCGGTGGCCGTGCTGCTCGTGGTCTTCGCCGGCGTGCAGCTCGAGAGCTCGGGTCGGGTGAGCGGCGCGCCGTCGCTGGCTGCGGCCGTCAGCACGACGCGCGAGGCCACCGTGGACGGCGCGGTGGCCATGGACGGGACGGGCGTCTTCGCGGGCACGGAGATCGCGGTGGGCAAGTCGGGCGCGGTGGAGCTGCAGCTGGTTCGCGGTGGGCGGGTGCGGCTCTTCCCCGAGACGCGGGTGGTGCTCGGACCGCGCGGCGAGACCGTGGAGCTGCGCAGCGGCCGCGTGTGGTGCGACATCGATCCCGGGGTCGGCGGCTTCTCCGTGCACACCGACAACGCCGTGGCCCGCGTGCTGGGCACGAGCTTCGTGGTGGAGCGCGAGGCCTCGGGCGCCACGGAGGTTCGCGTGCTCAGCGGCGCCGTCCAGGTGCAGGACAGCGGCCATCGCGGCGAGGTGGTCGTTCACGGCGGGCAGAAGAGCGAGGTGCGCGCCGAGGCCGCCCCCAGCCCCGCGAGCCACTACGACCCCAGCGACGATCTCTCTGCGTGGGATCGCCTCTGGCGCAGCATCGGCCGCTTTTTGCGCGGCATCGGACGGGTCTTCAGCAAGTAGGAGGCAGGCGTCGGGCCGGAATCCAGGGGGACGAGAGGTGCAAGATGGTCAGCGAGCAATCGGTCGCGGTCTCGGCGCTCTACCTGAACGGCGAAGCGCTCCCGCCGCCGGAGTTGGTGCAGCGCGGCGGCGGTGCCAATGAGCTTCGGCTGCTCACCTCGCGCCCGCCGCCCATTGACGAGCACAGCGTGGTGGAGCTCGCGGTGGTCGACGGTCGTCGAATCCGCTTGAAGGTGATGGCCATCGACACCGTGGTCGGCGCGGGCGTGCCGCGGTTCTCGGTGCTGGCGCGCGTGGTGGCCTGAGCGCGCGCCACGTGCTCGCTCGAAAGGTCGAGCCTCTCCGCCAGCGCGCGCGGTGACTAACTGCAGAGCGTCATGATCTCCAAGCAGGACGTGATCCCCGGAATGCTCGTCTACAGCCGCGACAACACGCGCTTGGGAAGCGTGTCGGCGGTCTCTGACGGAGGCTTCGTGGTCGAGAAGGGCCGGCACTTCCCCGTGGACACGGCCGTCCGCTACGACGACGTCGGCGAAGTCCTCGGCGGGGTGCTGTACCTCATTCGCAACGCCGACTGGTTCGAGCCCGACCGGCCCATCCGCTTCGACGACGACGTCGCCATCCGCTAGCCGCGCGTGCTCTGGATGAACTGCGGCACGGCGCCGCGCACGGCCTCCCAGTGCCGACGCGCAGCGCGCAGCGCGAGGAGATCCACATCCTTGAAGAGCAGCGCCTCGCGGCCTGGCGCAGCGCGCAGCCGCCGGTGCCCTCGCTCGGGCGAGGAGATCACCGAGTTCCCAAAGCGCGCCGCATTGCAGAACAGGCTGTACGCGTAGAGGGAACGTCGCGCTTCGAAGTGCGCCGCTTCGAAGTCGGCGGTCACGGGCGTGAACGCGGGGTTGAGCACGATGTCCACGGGCGGCTCGGCGTTCTTCAGTTCCACGCGCAGATCGAGGTCGAGGAAGTCGCGGCAGATGGCGATGGCCACGCGGCCAAAGCGCGTGTCGGCGATGACCACGCGCCGCTGTGCCTGAGGTTGGATGCCTTCGGTCACGCGCCGCCCATCGAGCGTGAAGCTCGCCGCGATGTGCTTCTCCTGCTCCCAGAGCACGCCCGCGGGCCCGATCACCCGGCACAGGTTGGCGTGCCGCGCGGGGACGTGGAACGCGCCCGGCACCACCACCGCGCCCGTCGCGCGCGCGAACGCAGCGAGCAACTCATAGAGCGCCGGCAAGCCCGAATCGACGGACAGCTCAGGCAGCAGCAAGAGCTCGACGTGCCGCGCCGCCGCGCGCTCGAGGGCCTCGGCCAGCTTGCGCGCGATGTCGGGGATCGCGTCGCTGCGCAGCGAGACCAGGCCGTCACCGGCCAGCGTGAATGACTCGAAGGGCACGTCGAGCTGCGCGAGCCCCACCCGAAAGCGCGGCTGTGCCTCGGCCGCTCCGAGCACGTCGCGGTGCACGACTTCGTAGCGCACAGGTCCCGGCTCCGTGCTCAGCGACGGCGCCGGCTCACCGAGGAAGTCGGCGAGCTGGTGCAGCAGTTGGTCGGTGTCTCCGAACCACGCGAGGTGGATCTTGCCGGCGAGCTCCACGAAGCGCGCGCCCGCGATGCCCGCCGCCAGCTCCCTTCCGGCCCGCTCGGGGATGGCGCGGTCCTCGCGTCGGTGCAGCACCAGGGTGGGGCAGCGCACCTGGGAGAGCAGCGCCAGCACGTCGGTGGCGTACATCGCTTCCAGCAGCCGCCCGGCCATCTGCGACGTCGCGCTTTCGCGCTGAAATCGCGTGAACCACTCGGCGGCGCTCTGCGCGGCGCCCGAGTCGGCCGGGATGAACATCTCCGTGAGCAGCTTGGCGCCCAGGCCCCAGCTCGCGTGCACCATGCCCAAAACCGACTGGCGCACCAGCTCGGGCCCGAGCCGCTCACCGCGCGCGAACGTGCCGTACAGCACCAGGTGCTTCACGCGCTCGGGGTGCCGCACCGCGTACGTGACCGCCACCGGCCCGGCGCACGAGACGGCGAAGAGCGACAGCGGCTGCTCGGGGAACTGTGCAATCACCGTCTCCAGATCGAGCACGTCCTCGTCGACCGAGAAGTCGACCCGCCCGCGGGCCGAGAAGCCGCACCCCTGGCGATCGAACCAGACCACGGTGTTGTGCTGGGCGAGCGCGCCCACGAACCGCTGAAAGCCGAGGTTCTCCCAGAGCACGCCGAGGTGTGAGATCCACGCTGGCGGCAGCACCAGCAGCGGCCCCTCGCCGAGGCGGGAGTACGCCAGGCGCCTGCCGTGGGCGGTCTCACAGAATTGAATCGACGGGACCATTCAATAGAAAAATCATAGTGCCGACCGGGCGAATCGCCTCGGTCACGCACCGTGAATGGGCCCGCCGGTCAGCCGATGGCCGACGGCAAGGG
This DNA window, taken from Deltaproteobacteria bacterium, encodes the following:
- a CDS encoding fatty acid desaturase, producing the protein MVTARVSPPDAQPLAKPIAAPQAIRRRRGLLRYRADLWSLGWMQVTVALSLLPFVVHMPLWAEGLLLLPVLFFRSSVAYVQHNQSHLGVFWSRPLNFLYDLELALMSGYVTALWEQHHVNGHHRHYLTPKKDPARTRDLRTGRDVSRWHYVVFGNLTVLRDAWRIACAQAAEGRADPRPRAVAQFAVACLVAGALAWRDPIAFAGFILVPNLLVAWGVWHISYDHHLNLPMTSHMSGSHSHLSARFNLLTFNIGHHAAHHEKPTLHWSLLPARSAQILPKLAPESVHGELPRSVTDAARAPERVA
- a CDS encoding sigma-70 family RNA polymerase sigma factor; protein product: MDAPGLMTGHTQARPNREKTLIKRAESLDIGAGSGHEARRVSPVSRPRAYVHQEPVPLDRTILLRFRAGDASAFAEVMREFDSLVRSVVRRHWQSEFEREEAMQEVWTHAYRQREALDPARLEAFAGWLAVLAKRRCLDMSRSPEPAPTDAQAEALLAELAAEEDPHGDVEARELSEAVRQFVAGLRPGWREFFELHFVQGLDYEAVGARLGLGKLRCKYMKKVLALQARHDARLRAALGRLRGGAHGDRH
- a CDS encoding alpha/beta fold hydrolase — encoded protein: MVPSIQFCETAHGRRLAYSRLGEGPLLVLPPAWISHLGVLWENLGFQRFVGALAQHNTVVWFDRQGCGFSARGRVDFSVDEDVLDLETVIAQFPEQPLSLFAVSCAGPVAVTYAVRHPERVKHLVLYGTFARGERLGPELVRQSVLGMVHASWGLGAKLLTEMFIPADSGAAQSAAEWFTRFQRESATSQMAGRLLEAMYATDVLALLSQVRCPTLVLHRREDRAIPERAGRELAAGIAGARFVELAGKIHLAWFGDTDQLLHQLADFLGEPAPSLSTEPGPVRYEVVHRDVLGAAEAQPRFRVGLAQLDVPFESFTLAGDGLVSLRSDAIPDIARKLAEALERAAARHVELLLLPELSVDSGLPALYELLAAFARATGAVVVPGAFHVPARHANLCRVIGPAGVLWEQEKHIAASFTLDGRRVTEGIQPQAQRRVVIADTRFGRVAIAICRDFLDLDLRVELKNAEPPVDIVLNPAFTPVTADFEAAHFEARRSLYAYSLFCNAARFGNSVISSPERGHRRLRAAPGREALLFKDVDLLALRAARRHWEAVRGAVPQFIQSTRG
- a CDS encoding FecR domain-containing protein codes for the protein MATATERATIDRLLAVGLPPRAEVKLRAHLRGCEPCRAFYDDEVRLLRAFAGDVRRPTPAELSRLVRRTLAEVAPGAPRPESKPSWVDAWIFEPWRQLTIGLVAASVAVLLVVFAGVQLESSGRVSGAPSLAAAVSTTREATVDGAVAMDGTGVFAGTEIAVGKSGAVELQLVRGGRVRLFPETRVVLGPRGETVELRSGRVWCDIDPGVGGFSVHTDNAVARVLGTSFVVEREASGATEVRVLSGAVQVQDSGHRGEVVVHGGQKSEVRAEAAPSPASHYDPSDDLSAWDRLWRSIGRFLRGIGRVFSK